In Beutenbergia cavernae DSM 12333, the DNA window CCGTCGAGGCCGCCGAACCGCTCGTCGGCGACGGCGAACGCCCGGCGCAGCGCGCCGTCGACGCGCACGTCCGCGAGTGCGTGAGCCACCCGGTCGCCGTCCGCTCCGGTGCCGGCGAGGGTCGCGAGAGCGTCGGGGTCCCGGTCGACGGCCACCACGCGGGCGCCGCGGGCGAGCAGCAGCTCGGCGACCCCGCGGCCGATCCCGGCGCCCGCTCCGGTCACGAGCACGACGCGGCGCTCGAGCGCGCGCGGGTCGGTCATGTCGGGTCCTCGATTCGTCGGAGGAGTCATCAGAACTGGCCGAGCGACAGCCCGCGGGAGAACACGCGCTGCGTCAGCAGGAACAGGGCGACCGTCGGGATCGAGACCAGCAGGCCGCCCGCGAGCACCGTGGGCATCGTCGAGCCGCCGTACGTGCTCTGCATGGCCGACAGCGCCGGCATGAGCGGCCGTGTCGTCTCGGACTGCGCGAGCGTGAGACCGAGCAGCAGGTCGTTCCAGATGAGCGTGGCCTGCAGGATGTACACGGCGACCAGGGCGCTCATCGACATCGGGAGGTAGATCCGCCAGAAGATCCGCCACGTCCCCGCGCCGTCCACGACGGCCGCCTCGAACACCTGGTGCGCGATGCCGGAGAAGAAGTTCCGCATCACGAACGCCGCGAACGGCACGCTGATCGCCGTGTAGACGAGGATCATGCCCTGGCGGCTGTCGTACAGGCCGGTCTCCGCGTACCCGAGGAACAGCGGCATGAGGATCATCTGCAGCGGGAAGATCGTGGACGCGAAGATGACGACGAACCAGACGAACCCGTGGCGCAGCCGCAGCGCCACGATCGCGAAGCCGGCCGCGGCGCCGACGACGACGGCCAGGAGCGGGGCGACGAGCGCGTAGACGGCGGTGCTCAGGAAGCCCCTCGAGAGGCGCCCCCGGTCCCAGGCGTCGGCGATGTTCGACCACAGGCCGGCGATCCCCTCGGGCGCCCAGACCGAGGAGATGCCGTAGGACTCCGTCGTCTTCGCGGCGTTGGCGAGGAACAGGTAGACGGGGACGAGCCAGATCAGCCCGAGCACGACGAGGACGATGCGGCGGACCCACAGCGAGGCGGTGGAGCCCTGCGAGACGGAGGCTGCCATCGTCACACCACCTTGTCCTCGGACAGCTGCCGGCGCAGGTAGAGCACGGAGGCGATCACCGTGACGACGGTGAGGAAGACGGCGACGGCGGCGCCCAGCCCGTAGTCGTTCGCGAGGAACGTCTCCTGGTACATCGTCAGCGCGAGCGTCTCGGACACGCGGCCCGGCCCACCCTTCGTCATGCCCCAGACGATGTCGAACGTCTTGAGGCTGCCGACGATCGCCAGGCCGACGACGACCGTCGTCAGCGGGGCGAGCATCGGCCAGGTCATCGAGCGGAACATGCGCCAGCCGGACGCGCCGTCGACGCGGGCCGCCTCGATCGGCTCCTTCGGGATCGACTGCAGCCCGATGCCGAACAGCAGCGCGTTCACCCCGGCGCCTTGCCAGGTGGAGGCCAGGATCATGACGATCGTGTTGAGCGGAGCGTCGAGCAGCCAGCGCAGCTCCGAGCCGGGGAGGTGGAGGAACGCCAGCGCCTCGCTGAGCGCGCCGCCCGTCTGCAGGATGAACGTCCAGATGACCCCGACGGCGATGCCCGAGATCGCGTACGGCAGCAGGAACGGCAGCTTGAACCAGAAGCTGCCGGGCAGCCCGTGCACGAGCACGGCGATGAGCAGGCCGAGGCCGACGGGCAGCGCGATCGTCCCGACCACCCACAGCAGCGTGTTCCGCAGCGAGACGAGGAAGTTCGGGTCCGCGAACATCGCCGGATAGTTCGCGAAGCCGATCGGCTCCGGCGTGCCGAGCCCGCTGTACTCCGTGAAGCTGATCCACGTCGTCCACACGAACGGCAGGTACAGCACGACGGTCACCACGACGAGCGCCGGCAGGATGAACCCTCGCGCCTGCCACCGGTACGAGTGGCCGCCGGCGCGTGGTCGGCGGGTGAGCTGGGTCAACGTCGACTCCTCGGGTCGGGCGCGGCGGGCCGGACGAACCGGCCCGCCGCGCGAGCGCTACTGGCCGGCGGTCGTCACTCGCTCGCCCAGTAGGAGTCCGCCTCGGCCTGGATCTGCTCGAGCGCCGGCATGACGTCGTCGGGGTAGTTCGTGACGAAGTCGCCGAACACGCTCGCCGACACGGTGTAGATCGGTGCCGGCGTGGCCTCGAGGTAGCGCTGCTGGAGCTGGAAGTCGCCGGCGCCGACGGCGTCCGTGATGGCGGACAGCTCCGGGTCCTCGATCGTGACGGCCGGGTTGAAGCTGATCTCGCCGCGCTCGTCGGCCCAGGCCTGCTGGGCGTCCGCCGTCATCCACCACGCGCTGTAGTCGAGCGCGGCATCGACGTCGGGTCCTGCGGCGGCCGCGCAGAGCGGACCGGTCTCGACCACCATCTGCGGCCCGACGCCGTCGTCCACGCTGGGCATCGGGAAGATGCCGTAGTCCTCGCCGGAGACCTGGTCGATGGCGGTGAGCTGGCCCGTGAAGAACGTGCCGAAGTACGCCATGGCCACCTCACCGGTGGACAGCAGCGTCTGCGGGTCCGTCTGCACGCCCGGGTCGATGAAGTAGCCGTCCGCCATCATCGACTGCCAGTTCTCCATGGCCTCGACCACGACGGGGTCGGTGTAGGACGTGTCGCCGGTCGACAGGCCCTGGTACGCCTCCGGGTCGAGACCGAGCAGGTTCGCCTGGAACCACACGAACTCGAAGATGATGTTCATCTGGTGGAACGGGATGACGCCCGCGGCCACCAGCGTGTCGGCGGCGGCGATGAGCTCGTCCCAGGTGGTCGGCACCTCGATCCCGTTCTCCTCGAAGATCGCCTTGTTGTAGTACATGACCCAGTAGGCGATGTTGAGCGGCACGCAGTACTGCTTGCCGTCGTAGGTGTAGTCGGCGGCCAGGTCCTCGGGCACGTCGCCGTTCTCGATCGCGGCGTCCCACAGCTCCGTGGTCTCGGCGACCAGGCCCTCCTCGACCAGCTCCGCGAGCGAGTCGCCCGTGTGCCAGGTGAACAGGGCCGGCGGGGCGTCCGTGCGGAACGCCTGCTTGATGAACGCGTCGTACGCCGCCGCGTCGGAGTAGCCGGTGAACTCGAGCGTGAGGTCGCCGGACGCCTCGTTCATGGCGTCGAAGCTCGGCTCCCACGCCGCCTTGTCCGTGTAGAACGCGATCGGCCCGGCGGGTGCCTCGCCGCCGTCGTCGCCGGTCCCGCCCTCGTTCCCTCCACCGCCGGAGCAGGCGGCGAGGGCGAGCGCCAGCGTCGCCGTCGTCGCGGCCACGGCTGCTGTGGTCTTGCGCATGCGTCACCTCGATGTGAGTCGGATGCACCCGGCGTTCCGCCGAGCCTGTAGACGTCGCGTACTGATCTAGTGATCTAATCAATCCTGGGTCGACTTGTCGAGCCCACCGGCCTCACCGGTCGACGTCGATCTCGAGCTCCACGAACCGCGGGCGGTAGATCGTCACGTCCTCGTACAGCTCGGCGGAGACGAAGCTGTTGACGTTGTACGTGAGGATCGTGCGGTCCGCGTGGCGCAGCTCGGGGTGCTCGTGCGCGTTGTAGCCGAAGATGTTCGGGTTGCCGTAGCTCCCCAGCGGGCCGACCTCCGGCATCGTGTACAGCGTGCCGATCTCGCGGAACGGCCCCGTCGGCGAGCACGCCACGTATCCGACGATGCGCGCGCTGAACGCCTCGTGCGTGTCCTGGGTGACCATGAGGTAGCCGTCGCGGAACCGGGCCACCGAGTACTCGTTCGCGACGCCGTCCATGATCCGTGCGCTCGCGGACTCCTGACGCGACCAGCCGGACCCGGTCCAGTACTCCCACGTTCCCGAGAGGCCGGAGCCGCGCACGCGAGCGAGGTGCATGTACTTCGACGCACCGAGGTCCTCGACGCCGTACACGTAGGTGTACCTAACGGCGGGCTCGATCCAGCTGGCCCACTGGATCCCGGCGCTCGACGGGAGCGGCTCGAGCGAGACCAGGTCGAACGTCTCCGGATCCAGGGTCGCGAGGTACGTCGAGTCCCAGCCGAAGTCGAAGGCGCCGCCGCCGCCGTACCAGAACTTCAGGGCGACGACCTGGATCTCGCCGCGTCGGGTCTCGACGCCGTCGCCGAGCCAGTACCAGTGGTTCGGCTCGTCCGGCGGGATGATCGCGGCCGGCTCCTCGGGCGTGCCGCCGTGGAACGTGGTGAGGTCGCCACGACGATCCTGCACCACGACGCTGTTGTTGAGGAACGGCGCGTCGAGCGGACGCGACCCGTCGTCGTTCACCGGGCCCAGGAACGTGTCGGAGAAGATCCACGCGGTGCGCCCGTCGCGCAGCGGGATCGAGTAGGTCGAGTCGCCCCCGGTCCACCCCTCGCCGGAGTTGCCGTACTCGGCGACGGCCTCGTCGTAGCCCGTGGCCGGCTCTGCCCTCGTGGTGAACTCGGCGTCGGACAGGCTGCACCGGCGCTCGTGGCCACCTCCGCCGGGTCGTTCGCCGGCACCGGCGGGGCCGACGACGGTGCAGGTCGCCGCGAGCGCGGCGGTCAGCGAGATCAGGGCGAGGGTGCGGCGCCGCGTGGTTCCGTTCGGCATCGGTCATCTCCTTCGATGGCGTGCGTCGGCCGCGGGACACCGTCCCGCGCAGGCAGGTGCGTCTGGATCGGACCGCCGGCTCGGCCGGCAGGGCGTGCGCGTCGCGCGGCACGCCGGGCGATCAGGTCGCGTCACCTCCCGTGCGGGTCGAGCGGATGATGCGGACGACGTCCTCGAGGTGCGTGTGCATCGCGTCGCGCGCACCCGCGCCGTCACCGGCGGCGATGAGGTCGACGATCGCGCGGTGCTCGTCGAAGTCCGCCCGCGGGTCGCCGTGGAGTCGCAGGATCTGCCGCTGGTCGTCACCGTGGACCTCGGCGAGCGTGTCCATCGTGTCGCCGAGGACGGCGTTGCCCGTCGCGCGGGCGATGGCGCGGTGGAGATCCATGTTGACGTGCCACAGGTTCGCCGCCCCGGTCTCGAGGCAGCGCTCCGCCTCGGCGAGCGTCTCCTCGACGAGCTGCAGGGCCGGCGCGTCGTGCGCCCGCGCGGCGAGCTCCGCGATCCCGGGCTCGATGACGAGCCGCGCCTCGAGCAGCTCGACGAGCTGGTCGACGTCGGCCGGCGGGTTCATCGTGTTGGCGAGGACCATCCGGCCCGCGTTGGGACCGACGTAGATGCCGGACCCGTGCCGGAACTCCAGGATGCCGAGCCCCTCGAGGCGGCGCAGCGCCTCACGAACCGTGGGCACGGCCACCTCGAACCGTGTGGCGAGGGTCCGCACGGAGTCGATGGACTCGCCGACCTGGAGTCCGCGCTCGGCGATGAGCCGGACGACGCGGTCGGCCAGCTCCGCCGACAGGTCCTTCCGCACGACCGGGTCCATGCGCGCCGCCGGGATAGTCACCAGGTGATCTAATCACTTGGCCCGGACGCGCGTCCAGGGGTTGCCGTCAGTCCTCGGCGTCGCCCCACGCCAGGGAGACACGCTCGAACGCGACCGCGTAGCCCACGCCGAGGCGCTCCCCCGCTGCCCGCGCGAACCCCCCGAGGAACTCCTCCGGGTCGAAGTCCGCCCAGCCCAGCCCCTCGATGTAGGCGCGATGCTCCGCGAGGGACGCGACGCCGTCGTCGAACGTCTCGGTCACGTCCACGCCGTGCCGGGAGAACGGCGACGCCGCCACCCACACCTCGCTCACGCCACCCCACGGCTCGAGCCCGTCCGTGAGCTGGTCGTGGAAGACCCACCGGTTGCCCGCGTCCCGGACGGCGTCCAGCACCGCCCGTCCGGTCGCGATGTGGTCGGCCTGGTTCGGTGCCGAACCGGGGCCCCAGGAGTCGTGGAAGTTGCCGGTGATGACGATGTCCGGCCGGTGCCGGCGGACCGCCTCGGCGATCACCCGCCGCATCGGGAGCCCGTACTCCAGGACGCCGTCGTCCAGCCCGGCGAACTCGACGTCGCTCACGCCCACGACGGCGCACGACGCCCGCTGCTCCGCCTCCCGCACGACCCGCGCCTCGTCCGGGTGCATCCCGTCGATCCCGGCCTCACCGCTCGTCAGGAGGAGATAGGCCACCTGCTTGCCCTGGCGCGTCCACCGCGACACCGCGGCGGAGCCCCCGAACTCCATGTCGTCGGGGTGGGCGACGACGGCGAGGGCTCGCTCCCAGTCCTCGCGCAGCGCTCGCAGGGGTTCTGTCGGCGTCGGCGTGTCGGTGCTCATACCCGCGAACCTACGCCGCGCTGAGCACCGCCACCAGGAAGTCCCCGGACGCGGTGAACGGGCGCAGGTCCCATGTCGCGAGCCGGACGTCGATGGCGAGTCCGGCCGCGCCGACGTCCGCGTCGAACCGCTCGAAGGGATACCCGCGGCCGGCACCGAAGCCGACCACCGCGCGGCCGCCGGGCGCGAGGTGCGCCCGGAACCGGCGCAGCACCTCGGCCTCCGATCCGGGCGCGAGGAACGTCATGACGTTCCCGGCGCACACCACCAGGTCGAACGGCTCAGGGATGTCGCGGGACGGGAGGTCGAGTTCCGCGAGATCGCCGACCAGCCACGTCGGGCCGGGATGGTCGGCCCGGGCCGCCTCCACGAGCACCGGGTCGACGTCCACGCCGACCACCGTGTGCCCCCGCGACGCCAGCGCCGCGCCCACCCGCCCCGGCCCGCACCCGGCGTCGAGGATCCGTGCACCGCGCGGCACCATCGCGTCGGCGAGCCGCGCCTCGCCGTCCAGGTCGGCGCCCTGGGCCGCCATCGCACGGAACCGCTCCACGTACCAGGTCGAGTGGTTCGGGTTGGCGGCGGTGATCTGTTCCCACTGGCTCGGCTCGCGCACGGGACCATTCTCGTGCCGCGACGTCAGTCCCAGCCGTGCGACGCATCGGCGAACATCTCGCCGCAGGTGCCGCCGGGTTCGATCGTCGCCTCGAAGTGCCACACCTCGTTCGCGTAGGTGCGGCAGAGCCCGAACTCCCACCCGTGCTCCCCGAGCCAGAGCGCGCCGTCCGTCGGGCCGACGTCGATCGCGGCGCCGGCCACGTGCTCCGAGGTGTCGGGCGGGAGCACCCACCGGTGCGCCTCGTCCACCGAGCCGTAGCGGCGGACGGCGTCGTCCACGAGCGCCTGCTGCTCCTCGGCGGTCCGCCAGCCCGACGTCAGGGTCAGCGGGACGCCGTCCTCGGCGGCCGCGGCCTGCGCCAGCTCGAACCGACGCTCCAGCTCCGGGTCCAGGCCGGTCGCGGCTTCGCCGCCGGTCGACGCCGGGGGCCGGTCGGGCTGATCCGCGACCGGGGACCGGTCCGTGGGCTCGGCGGCCGGCGACCATTCGGTCGGCTCCGTGCCCGGCGCGAGGAGCCGCGCGGCCCCGAACGCGCCGGCCACCAGCACCGCGGCGAGCACGGTGGCGACGAGGCCGCGGCGACGCCGCGCGGTGGCGCGCGACCGGGCGACCCGCGGCCGTCCCGAGAGATCCCGGCCGGACGAGCGGGCAGGGCGGCGAGGCTCCGGAGGGGCGGGCGGGGTCGAGCGGAGGTGTGTCATGGCATCGAGCGTCGCCGGAGAGCGCGCCCCGCGTCGTCGGCCCGGGACCCGAGATCGGGCACCGTCCGAAGGGCGGAGTTCTCTTCCGGTCTCCGCCCCTGGGCGGAGGCCCGGTGCGGCGCACCCCACCTGCGGACGACGCGTGAGCGGCGCCGGCAGCCTAGCCTCGACACGTGGCCAGCGACCGACCCAGGAGCCCTCTCCTCGAGGACGCCGGGATCGCGCTCGCCGCGGGGGCGGTGTGGTTCGGGGCCATCGCCCTGCTGACGACGAGCGAGATCTGGAACCCGCGCTGGCTCTCGGCGTACTGGTGGACCGGAGCCTGGATCGTCGTCGCCCTGGCCCTGCGGCGCGTCGCGCCGGGGCCGCTGTTCTGGATCACCGTGGTGGGCTACCCGCTCGTCCAGCGCACGGGCCTGCAGTCCTACTTCGTGGTGCTGCCCCTGATGGTCGTCGCGTTCGCCGCCACGCGCGCCGGCGCGGTCCAGCCCGCGCTCGCCGCCATCACGGGCGCCGCGTCGTCCGCCGCCCTGCTCTTCGTCGGCGGATTCGTCCCGCTGACGGGCGGCCTCACCTGGTTCGGCCGGCCGTGGTTCTCCGGCAGCCCCTCGGAGGTCGTCACGCTCGCCGCCCTCGTGGGCGGTTCTGCCGTGCTCGGCACCGTCATCCGCCGTCTCGACCTCACCACGCAGTCGCTGCGGGAGAGCAACGCCGAGCTCCGCGCGCTGCACGCGATGCGCGCACGTCAGGCGGTCGCCGCGGAACGCACCCGGATCGCGCGCGAGCTGCACGACGTCGTCGCGCACCACCTCACGGCGATCGTGGTCCGCGCGCAGGCGGCGGACCGGGTCGCGGCGCACCAGCCCGCGGCACCGTCCGAGGCCGTGCGCTGGATCGCGCAGGAGGGCGGCACCGCCCTGACCGCGATGCGCTCCGTGGTCCGGGTCCTCCGCGACGACGCCCCGGCGCCCGCCGTGCCGGCACCGTCGCTGCACGCCGTCGTCGCCACCGCCGACCGCATGCGAGCCGCCGGGCACACGGTCGACCTCACCCTGCCGGCCGAGCCGCGGAGCCTCGCGCCCGAGATCGAGCTCGCCGTGGTCCGCATCGTCCAGGAGGGACTCACGAACGTGCTGCTGCACTCCCGCGCCGAGACGAGCGTCGTCGTCGTCGACGACGCCGGAACTCACGTCGACGTCACCGTGCGTGACCCCGGCCCCGCTCGGCCCGCCGGCCCGGACGAGGGGGGCGGTCACGGCATCGCGGGGATGCGCGAACGCGTCGAGGCGCTCGGCGGCTCGTTCGCCGCGGGGCCTGACGGCGACGGCTGGGTCGTGCACGCGCGGCTCGGCGGGGCGGCGTCGTGACCGGCGCGGAGCCGCAGACCCCGATCCGGCTGCTCGTGGCGGACGACCAGCCGACGATCCGGCTCGGCCTGCGCATGATCCTCGACAACGAGCCCGACCTCACGGTCGTGGCCGAGGCGGACGACGGCGAGGCCGCCGTCGCCGCGGCCCGCGAGCTGCGCCCGGACGTCGTCCTCATGGACGTCCGCATGCCACGCGTCGACGGCATCCAGGCGGCCGCGCGCCTCACCGCCGACCCCGAGCTGGCCGGCGTGCGCACGATCGTGCTCACCACGTTCGACGACGACGCGTACGTGTACGGCGCGCTCCGTGCGGGCGCGGCCGGCTTCCTCCTCAAGGACGTCGGGCCGGACGCGCTCGTCGACGCCGTCCGTCGCGTGCACGCCGGCGACTCGCTGCTCGACCCGAGCGTCACGCGGCGCGTGATCGAGCGGTACGTCGAGCTCGCCGACGCCGCGCCCGTCCTCCCGGGCGCCGCGGCCGCCGCTCGCCTCACGCGTCGCGAGCACGAGGTGCTCCTCGCCGTCGCGCGGGGCAGCTCGAACCGGGAGATCGGTGCCGCGCTCGACGTGTCCGAGGCGACGGTCAAGAGCCACGTCAGGTCGCTGCTCGCGAAGCTCGGGCTGGCGAGCCGGGTCCAACTCGTGATCTTCGCGTACTCCGAGGGCCTGGTCAGCGCGCGCCGGTGACGCCCGACCCGGCGGTGCGGCGGAGCGCCACCGCCTCGGCCGCCGGCAGCAGCATGACGACGGCGAGCGCGAGGAACGCGATCCGGAAGGGGGCGGCGGGGCCGCCGAGCACACCGCCGAACCAGCCGGCCTGCGCGGCCACGTCGCCGAGCCGCACGAGCAGGGCGCCGACGGCGATGCCGAGCCCGGAGCCGAGCTCCTGGACCGTCGCGTTGAGCGTGTTCGCGTCGCGCAGGTCGTCGGCGTCGACGTCGCTGAACGCGAGCGAGTTGTAAGCGGTGAAGCCGATCGAGCGGGCGACGCCGCTCGCGCACAGCACGGCGAGCACGATCCAGGTCGGTGTCGTCGGCCCGAGGAACGCGATGGCCACGAGGCACCCGATCGAGCCCGCGATCGAGGCGAGCAGCACCGACCGGATGCCGAACCGGCGCATGAGCGGCGTCGTCGTCGGCTTGATGGCGACGTTCCCGACGAACAGCGCCACCACCACGGCTCCGGCCGCTGCCGCCGTCCAGCCGAACCCCAGCTGGAAGAACAGTGCCAGGAGGAACGGGATCGCCGTGATGACGAGGCGGTAGACCGAGCCCCCGGCCGCCGTCGCACGGAAGGACTCGATGCGCAGGATGCGCAGGTCGAGCAGGGGTCGCCGCGCCCGGAGCAGGTGCCGCACGGCCAGGAACGCGACGATCGCTGCCACCGCGAGCAGCACGGCGACGTGCCATCCGACGGCGGTGCCGGAGCCGACCTGCTCCATCCCGGTCACCAGCGCGAGGGTCGCGACGGCGACGAGCGCGAAGCCGGTCAGGTCGAGGTGCAGTCCGCGCTCCCCCGCCACGTCGGGCAGGATCCGCCGGCTCAGGACCAGGGCGAGCGCGCCCAGCGGCACGTTGATGAGGAAGATCCACTGCCAGGACGCGTACGTGCTGAGCACACCGCCCACGAACGGGGCGATGACGGGCGCCACGAGTGCGGGCCACGTGAGGAACGCGATGGCGCGGACGAGGTCGTGCTTGGGGGTGGTCCGCAGCACGACGAGGCGGCCGACGGGGACCATGAGCGAGCCGCCGACGCCCTGCAGCACCCGGGCGGCGACGAGCATCGGCAGCGACTCCGCGAGCGCGCACCCCACGGACGCGACGGTGAAGATCGCGACGGCGACCATGAACACGCGCCGTGGTCCGAACCGGTCGGCGACCCAGCCGCTCGCGGGGATGAGCACGGCGAGGGTCAGGAGGTACGCCGTCATCGCGACGTTGATGTCGACGGCGCGCACGCCGAGATCCGCGGCGATCGCCGGCGCAGCCGGCGCGAGGATCGTCCCGTCGAGGATCTCCATGAAGAACGTGCCGGCGACGAGCAGCGCCGTCGCACGCGAGAACGCCGGCGCTGTCCTGGCGCTGTCGGACGTCGGCACGGCGGGCTCCCTCGGGTCGCCCGCACGGTACTCGTGCGAAGCGCCGGCGATGCCGTCGCGTCCGCGACGTGACCGCCACGGCGTCGGGCACGTGCGACCATCTCCTCTCGTGACCGAGGACGACGGCGCGCGCAGGCGCCGCGCGCGGAGCCGCCGCTCAGGCGGGGCGGGCACGTCGGGGCTGCGTGCGCTCCGCGGCCGGTTCGCCGTGCGCAGCCGGCGCGAGGAACGCGGCCTGCCGTACGTCGACGCGGACGGCGCCGACGCCACCGGGAACGAGGCCGCGGAGACGCCGGTCACGCCGGATCGTCCGGCGCGGTCGGTCTCGCCGATCTCGTCGTACGCCGGCGACGGCGACTCGGAGCCACGGAAGGCCGGCAAGAAGCGCCGCTCCACCCCGGTCGGCAGGCGGGAGGAGCTCGACGTGGGGCCGGGCTGGTACGTCAGCCAGCTCGTGGGCTGGCTCGCCGTGGCCGTGGTGTCGTTCGCCGGCGGCGCCCTCATCCCCGTCATCTTCGCCACGGGTCCGCTCACGCTCCTCGAGACGAAGCTGACCGACGGCGTGTACGTCTACGAGCGACCCGTCATCGGCGCCATCGGGCTCTCCCTCGTCGCTCCCCTGCTCGGCGGGATCATCTGCGTGCCGCTCGTCTCCGCCCCCGCTGCCGCGCTCGGCCGCGTGGCGCTGGCCGCCCTCGCCCTC includes these proteins:
- a CDS encoding carbohydrate ABC transporter permease produces the protein MAASVSQGSTASLWVRRIVLVVLGLIWLVPVYLFLANAAKTTESYGISSVWAPEGIAGLWSNIADAWDRGRLSRGFLSTAVYALVAPLLAVVVGAAAGFAIVALRLRHGFVWFVVIFASTIFPLQMILMPLFLGYAETGLYDSRQGMILVYTAISVPFAAFVMRNFFSGIAHQVFEAAVVDGAGTWRIFWRIYLPMSMSALVAVYILQATLIWNDLLLGLTLAQSETTRPLMPALSAMQSTYGGSTMPTVLAGGLLVSIPTVALFLLTQRVFSRGLSLGQF
- a CDS encoding carbohydrate ABC transporter permease yields the protein MTQLTRRPRAGGHSYRWQARGFILPALVVVTVVLYLPFVWTTWISFTEYSGLGTPEPIGFANYPAMFADPNFLVSLRNTLLWVVGTIALPVGLGLLIAVLVHGLPGSFWFKLPFLLPYAISGIAVGVIWTFILQTGGALSEALAFLHLPGSELRWLLDAPLNTIVMILASTWQGAGVNALLFGIGLQSIPKEPIEAARVDGASGWRMFRSMTWPMLAPLTTVVVGLAIVGSLKTFDIVWGMTKGGPGRVSETLALTMYQETFLANDYGLGAAVAVFLTVVTVIASVLYLRRQLSEDKVV
- a CDS encoding ABC transporter substrate-binding protein, whose translation is MRKTTAAVAATTATLALALAACSGGGGNEGGTGDDGGEAPAGPIAFYTDKAAWEPSFDAMNEASGDLTLEFTGYSDAAAYDAFIKQAFRTDAPPALFTWHTGDSLAELVEEGLVAETTELWDAAIENGDVPEDLAADYTYDGKQYCVPLNIAYWVMYYNKAIFEENGIEVPTTWDELIAAADTLVAAGVIPFHQMNIIFEFVWFQANLLGLDPEAYQGLSTGDTSYTDPVVVEAMENWQSMMADGYFIDPGVQTDPQTLLSTGEVAMAYFGTFFTGQLTAIDQVSGEDYGIFPMPSVDDGVGPQMVVETGPLCAAAAGPDVDAALDYSAWWMTADAQQAWADERGEISFNPAVTIEDPELSAITDAVGAGDFQLQQRYLEATPAPIYTVSASVFGDFVTNYPDDVMPALEQIQAEADSYWASE
- a CDS encoding DUF4185 domain-containing protein, with translation MPNGTTRRRTLALISLTAALAATCTVVGPAGAGERPGGGGHERRCSLSDAEFTTRAEPATGYDEAVAEYGNSGEGWTGGDSTYSIPLRDGRTAWIFSDTFLGPVNDDGSRPLDAPFLNNSVVVQDRRGDLTTFHGGTPEEPAAIIPPDEPNHWYWLGDGVETRRGEIQVVALKFWYGGGGAFDFGWDSTYLATLDPETFDLVSLEPLPSSAGIQWASWIEPAVRYTYVYGVEDLGASKYMHLARVRGSGLSGTWEYWTGSGWSRQESASARIMDGVANEYSVARFRDGYLMVTQDTHEAFSARIVGYVACSPTGPFREIGTLYTMPEVGPLGSYGNPNIFGYNAHEHPELRHADRTILTYNVNSFVSAELYEDVTIYRPRFVELEIDVDR
- a CDS encoding FadR/GntR family transcriptional regulator, whose product is MTIPAARMDPVVRKDLSAELADRVVRLIAERGLQVGESIDSVRTLATRFEVAVPTVREALRRLEGLGILEFRHGSGIYVGPNAGRMVLANTMNPPADVDQLVELLEARLVIEPGIAELAARAHDAPALQLVEETLAEAERCLETGAANLWHVNMDLHRAIARATGNAVLGDTMDTLAEVHGDDQRQILRLHGDPRADFDEHRAIVDLIAAGDGAGARDAMHTHLEDVVRIIRSTRTGGDAT
- a CDS encoding PIG-L deacetylase family protein gives rise to the protein MSTDTPTPTEPLRALREDWERALAVVAHPDDMEFGGSAAVSRWTRQGKQVAYLLLTSGEAGIDGMHPDEARVVREAEQRASCAVVGVSDVEFAGLDDGVLEYGLPMRRVIAEAVRRHRPDIVITGNFHDSWGPGSAPNQADHIATGRAVLDAVRDAGNRWVFHDQLTDGLEPWGGVSEVWVAASPFSRHGVDVTETFDDGVASLAEHRAYIEGLGWADFDPEEFLGGFARAAGERLGVGYAVAFERVSLAWGDAED
- a CDS encoding class I SAM-dependent methyltransferase yields the protein MREPSQWEQITAANPNHSTWYVERFRAMAAQGADLDGEARLADAMVPRGARILDAGCGPGRVGAALASRGHTVVGVDVDPVLVEAARADHPGPTWLVGDLAELDLPSRDIPEPFDLVVCAGNVMTFLAPGSEAEVLRRFRAHLAPGGRAVVGFGAGRGYPFERFDADVGAAGLAIDVRLATWDLRPFTASGDFLVAVLSAA
- a CDS encoding M15 family metallopeptidase; translation: MTHLRSTPPAPPEPRRPARSSGRDLSGRPRVARSRATARRRRGLVATVLAAVLVAGAFGAARLLAPGTEPTEWSPAAEPTDRSPVADQPDRPPASTGGEAATGLDPELERRFELAQAAAAEDGVPLTLTSGWRTAEEQQALVDDAVRRYGSVDEAHRWVLPPDTSEHVAGAAIDVGPTDGALWLGEHGWEFGLCRTYANEVWHFEATIEPGGTCGEMFADASHGWD
- a CDS encoding sensor histidine kinase, which encodes MASDRPRSPLLEDAGIALAAGAVWFGAIALLTTSEIWNPRWLSAYWWTGAWIVVALALRRVAPGPLFWITVVGYPLVQRTGLQSYFVVLPLMVVAFAATRAGAVQPALAAITGAASSAALLFVGGFVPLTGGLTWFGRPWFSGSPSEVVTLAALVGGSAVLGTVIRRLDLTTQSLRESNAELRALHAMRARQAVAAERTRIARELHDVVAHHLTAIVVRAQAADRVAAHQPAAPSEAVRWIAQEGGTALTAMRSVVRVLRDDAPAPAVPAPSLHAVVATADRMRAAGHTVDLTLPAEPRSLAPEIELAVVRIVQEGLTNVLLHSRAETSVVVVDDAGTHVDVTVRDPGPARPAGPDEGGGHGIAGMRERVEALGGSFAAGPDGDGWVVHARLGGAAS
- a CDS encoding response regulator, with translation MTGAEPQTPIRLLVADDQPTIRLGLRMILDNEPDLTVVAEADDGEAAVAAARELRPDVVLMDVRMPRVDGIQAAARLTADPELAGVRTIVLTTFDDDAYVYGALRAGAAGFLLKDVGPDALVDAVRRVHAGDSLLDPSVTRRVIERYVELADAAPVLPGAAAAARLTRREHEVLLAVARGSSNREIGAALDVSEATVKSHVRSLLAKLGLASRVQLVIFAYSEGLVSARR
- a CDS encoding MFS transporter encodes the protein MPTSDSARTAPAFSRATALLVAGTFFMEILDGTILAPAAPAIAADLGVRAVDINVAMTAYLLTLAVLIPASGWVADRFGPRRVFMVAVAIFTVASVGCALAESLPMLVAARVLQGVGGSLMVPVGRLVVLRTTPKHDLVRAIAFLTWPALVAPVIAPFVGGVLSTYASWQWIFLINVPLGALALVLSRRILPDVAGERGLHLDLTGFALVAVATLALVTGMEQVGSGTAVGWHVAVLLAVAAIVAFLAVRHLLRARRPLLDLRILRIESFRATAAGGSVYRLVITAIPFLLALFFQLGFGWTAAAAGAVVVALFVGNVAIKPTTTPLMRRFGIRSVLLASIAGSIGCLVAIAFLGPTTPTWIVLAVLCASGVARSIGFTAYNSLAFSDVDADDLRDANTLNATVQELGSGLGIAVGALLVRLGDVAAQAGWFGGVLGGPAAPFRIAFLALAVVMLLPAAEAVALRRTAGSGVTGAR